One stretch of Vogesella indigofera DNA includes these proteins:
- a CDS encoding YecA family protein — MTEFNELDLERLETLLTPLSQAGTTMRPDEVQGFFCALACGPDKLTIDDWLEDVLGDAPAFESADSEAEIKALLQKYYDAAAEALADGDLPELTLYSEEEGEAPDFRPWCNAFMYALDVVPTDWFDAADDEGFEELLMPVMALGGMFDADGDEPAMMEFTAAELESFKSELDEAVLAVYGYWRAKEQAPVTMRREGDKVGRNDPCPCGSGKKYKACCGQN; from the coding sequence ATGACCGAATTCAATGAACTAGATCTGGAGCGTCTGGAAACGCTGCTGACCCCGCTGTCGCAGGCCGGCACCACCATGCGCCCGGACGAAGTGCAGGGCTTCTTCTGCGCGCTGGCGTGCGGCCCGGACAAGCTCACCATCGACGACTGGCTGGAAGACGTGCTCGGCGATGCGCCGGCTTTTGAAAGCGCCGACAGCGAAGCCGAGATCAAGGCGCTGCTGCAGAAGTACTACGATGCCGCCGCCGAGGCGCTGGCCGACGGCGACCTGCCGGAACTGACGCTGTACAGCGAGGAAGAGGGCGAGGCGCCGGACTTCCGCCCGTGGTGCAATGCCTTCATGTACGCGCTGGACGTGGTGCCGACCGACTGGTTCGACGCCGCCGACGACGAAGGCTTCGAAGAGCTGCTGATGCCGGTGATGGCGCTGGGTGGCATGTTCGATGCCGACGGCGACGAGCCGGCGATGATGGAATTTACCGCCGCCGAGCTGGAAAGCTTCAAGAGCGAGCTGGACGAAGCGGTACTGGCGGTCTACGGCTACTGGCGTGCCAAGGAGCAGGCACCGGTGACCATGCGTCGCGAAGGCGACAAGGTTGGCCGCAATGATCCGTGCCCGTGCGGCAGCGGCAAGAAGTACAAGGCCTGCTGCGGTCAGAACTGA
- a CDS encoding (2Fe-2S)-binding protein, giving the protein MYVCLCHGVTDRDIRAAVCNGATRMSDLARELKVATECGSCACQANQIRKQTLLQISEPELAAA; this is encoded by the coding sequence ATGTACGTCTGCCTTTGCCACGGAGTAACCGATCGCGATATCCGCGCCGCCGTTTGCAATGGTGCCACGCGCATGAGCGATCTGGCGCGCGAACTGAAGGTCGCCACCGAGTGCGGCAGCTGTGCCTGTCAGGCCAACCAGATCCGCAAGCAGACGCTGCTGCAGATCAGCGAGCCGGAACTGGCCGCCGCCTGA
- a CDS encoding transporter substrate-binding domain-containing protein produces MKTMNLKPATLLIAGLAAMSSFVQAQTLDKILETNRITVSYREAAVPFSYRPGQGKAMGFAVDLTEAIVGDVRTKLNKPGLVVAYMPVTAQDRIPLLVNGSYDLECGSTTNNAARGKVVAFAVSHFYAGTRLLVKTGSKIRNYADLAGQTVATTAGSTNEKVMRKYSADHNLDVQFVLAKDYAESLALLENNSAAALTLDDILLFGLRANAKDPTALSVVGDTLQVEPYGCMLRKDDPEFKKLVDGTMARLMQSGEFSRLYQKWFESPIPPNGVVLNMPMSDRLKVNLKALSDQPEQ; encoded by the coding sequence ATGAAAACCATGAATCTGAAGCCTGCCACGCTGCTCATCGCCGGCCTGGCAGCCATGTCGTCCTTCGTCCAGGCCCAGACCCTGGACAAGATCCTTGAGACAAACAGGATCACCGTGTCCTACCGCGAGGCGGCGGTGCCATTCAGCTACCGGCCCGGCCAAGGCAAGGCGATGGGGTTTGCGGTAGATCTGACCGAGGCCATTGTCGGTGACGTGCGGACAAAGCTGAACAAGCCGGGGCTCGTGGTGGCCTATATGCCGGTCACCGCCCAGGACCGTATCCCCTTGCTGGTGAACGGTAGCTATGACCTGGAGTGCGGTTCCACCACCAATAACGCTGCCCGCGGCAAGGTCGTCGCGTTCGCGGTCAGCCACTTCTATGCCGGCACCCGTCTGCTGGTGAAAACCGGCAGCAAGATCAGGAATTACGCCGATCTGGCCGGGCAAACGGTCGCCACCACCGCGGGCAGTACCAACGAGAAAGTCATGCGCAAGTACAGCGCCGATCACAATCTGGACGTGCAGTTCGTGCTAGCCAAGGACTACGCCGAGTCGCTGGCCTTGCTGGAAAACAATAGCGCAGCTGCGCTGACGCTCGACGATATCCTGCTGTTTGGCCTGCGTGCCAACGCCAAGGATCCGACCGCGCTGAGCGTCGTCGGTGACACCTTGCAGGTGGAGCCCTACGGCTGCATGCTGCGCAAGGATGATCCCGAGTTCAAGAAGCTGGTGGATGGCACCATGGCGCGGCTGATGCAGTCCGGCGAGTTTTCCCGGCTGTACCAGAAGTGGTTCGAGTCGCCGATTCCCCCGAATGGTGTGGTGCTGAACATGCCGATGAGCGATCGCCTCAAGGTCAACCTGAAGGCGCTCAGCGACCAACCGGAGCAGTAG
- a CDS encoding helicase-related protein gives MTEPTIAPDTASEDAIGALNAYLQQYHATLVTTEGSYAVSVQGQIKVGKRTVPYHLVPDAGFLGKTGKWRKLDAAERLALVQLRWNDEARERLEAQLLRCAGQVMTLANEHRVDPQSALNALQAKYELARLRCELALDRIAALVATRAAASQAEKTRNAINLSLYPESFTLAAGMQRHFIAVLGPTNSGKTHAAMEHLAQAKTGVYLAPLRLLAMENYQRLLNANVAVSLITGEQRKLHPHASHVASTVEMLNPNRAVDVAVIDEIQLLDDPDRGAAWTAAVCGVPAQTVYLLGALEAKEAIQSLVKRVGGTLEIRELQRKSPLEMEKAPLGSLKNLRAGDVLIAFSRREVLNWRDQAIAQGMSVSAIYGNLSPEVRQAQAERFIDGETQVVVGTDAIGMGLNTPARRVIFTTSSKWDGYAEGTIAAALAKQIAGRAGRFGQHETGYVAGFDGKTHKVIAALLQQKLEPLPSTGFYVAPNLSYLQQIAEASGQERLQALLELFAKHINVHDEFFLPANLSDQIEKAKWLDTLKLPLDDRFLFSLCPVSTKIAMLEQALQDWAECRAKGKQASLLRMEGRGGRNELQFLEDTCKLYSAYAWLSYRMPETFPHGELAQSLMQSTSEKIDALLQVQNTRHRQQRKPAHKPTHITPPHRSGQPKVGRKPRS, from the coding sequence ATGACCGAACCCACGATTGCCCCCGACACCGCGTCCGAAGACGCCATCGGCGCGCTGAACGCCTATCTGCAGCAATACCACGCCACGCTGGTGACCACCGAAGGCAGCTACGCCGTCTCGGTACAGGGGCAGATCAAGGTCGGCAAGCGCACCGTGCCTTACCACTTGGTACCGGACGCCGGCTTCCTCGGCAAAACCGGCAAGTGGCGCAAGCTCGACGCCGCCGAACGGCTGGCGCTGGTGCAGTTGCGCTGGAACGACGAGGCGCGCGAACGTCTCGAAGCGCAGCTGCTGCGCTGCGCCGGCCAGGTGATGACGCTGGCAAACGAACACCGCGTTGATCCGCAAAGCGCGCTCAACGCGCTGCAGGCCAAGTACGAGCTGGCGCGGCTGCGCTGCGAGCTGGCGCTGGACCGTATCGCGGCGCTGGTGGCGACCCGTGCCGCCGCCAGCCAGGCGGAGAAGACCCGCAACGCGATCAACCTGTCGCTGTACCCGGAGTCGTTCACCCTCGCCGCCGGCATGCAGCGCCACTTCATCGCGGTGCTGGGCCCGACCAACTCCGGCAAGACCCACGCCGCGATGGAACACCTGGCGCAGGCGAAAACCGGCGTCTACCTCGCGCCGCTGCGGCTGCTGGCGATGGAAAACTACCAGCGCCTGCTTAATGCCAACGTCGCGGTCAGCCTGATTACCGGCGAGCAGCGCAAGCTGCACCCGCACGCCAGCCACGTGGCCAGTACCGTGGAAATGCTCAACCCCAACCGCGCGGTGGACGTGGCGGTGATCGACGAAATCCAGCTGCTGGACGATCCGGATCGCGGCGCGGCTTGGACGGCGGCGGTGTGCGGCGTACCGGCGCAGACGGTGTACCTGCTCGGCGCGCTGGAAGCCAAGGAAGCGATCCAGTCGCTGGTCAAGCGCGTCGGCGGCACGCTGGAAATCCGCGAGCTGCAGCGCAAGTCGCCGCTGGAAATGGAAAAGGCGCCGCTGGGCAGCCTGAAAAACCTGCGCGCCGGCGACGTGCTGATCGCCTTCTCGCGCCGCGAGGTGCTGAACTGGCGCGACCAGGCCATCGCGCAGGGTATGAGCGTGTCGGCGATCTACGGCAACCTGTCGCCGGAAGTGCGCCAGGCGCAGGCCGAGCGCTTCATCGACGGCGAAACGCAGGTGGTGGTCGGTACCGACGCCATCGGCATGGGGCTGAACACCCCGGCGCGACGGGTGATCTTCACCACCTCCAGCAAGTGGGACGGCTACGCCGAAGGTACCATCGCCGCCGCGCTGGCCAAGCAGATCGCCGGCCGTGCCGGTCGTTTCGGTCAGCACGAGACCGGCTACGTCGCCGGCTTCGACGGCAAGACGCACAAGGTGATCGCCGCCTTGCTGCAGCAAAAGCTGGAGCCGCTGCCGAGCACCGGTTTCTACGTGGCGCCCAACCTGTCCTACCTGCAGCAGATCGCCGAGGCCAGCGGCCAGGAGCGGCTTCAGGCACTGCTGGAACTGTTCGCCAAGCACATCAACGTGCACGACGAATTCTTCCTGCCGGCCAACCTCAGCGACCAGATCGAGAAGGCGAAGTGGCTGGACACGCTGAAGCTGCCGCTGGACGACCGCTTCCTGTTCAGCCTGTGTCCGGTGTCGACCAAGATCGCGATGCTGGAACAGGCGCTGCAGGACTGGGCCGAGTGCCGCGCCAAGGGCAAGCAGGCGTCGCTGCTGCGCATGGAAGGCCGTGGCGGCCGCAACGAGCTGCAGTTCCTCGAGGACACCTGCAAGCTGTACTCCGCCTACGCCTGGCTCAGCTACCGCATGCCGGAAACCTTCCCGCACGGCGAGCTGGCGCAAAGCCTGATGCAGTCGACGTCGGAGAAGATCGACGCGCTGCTGCAAGTGCAGAACACCCGCCACCGGCAGCAGCGCAAGCCGGCGCACAAGCCGACCCACATCACGCCGCCACACCGCAGCGGCCAGCCCAAGGTTGGCCGCAAGCCGCGCAGCTGA